A window of the Candidatus Dadabacteria bacterium genome harbors these coding sequences:
- a CDS encoding DEAD/DEAH box helicase codes for MNKNRISCRAPDVPSSGADIPFPHSCLCFDIEAKQGSSGLNAFAAIRSDTGESIRFRDGDLRAELERLDEFAQGAAFLLGHNLIGFDLPHIKAIKPDLRLLELSPIDTLWLSPLAFPKNPYHRLVKHYKDAGLERAQTSDPEIDAKITLELFRDEISALGKSAPELLSAWHWLAGTDENMRGFDVFFSFLRRSKRPSDDDARGAIGRFLENRACTVQAEEAMGNIPRLGWSFAYALAWLSVSGGNSVMPPWVRHQFPETGRLVRMLRDIACGNSNCDWCAERHDARKELSRWFGFSDFREKPACEDGASMQRAIVERNMAGKHVLGIMPTGTGKSLCYQVPALSRYYKTGALTVVISPLVALMADQVEGLSEKGINSCVTVNGLLSVPERAEALEQVRLGDASILIISPEQLRSLSIRRVLDQREIGSWVIDEAHCLSKWGHDFRPDYLYLGRFVREKAEREKAPVPPLLCLTATAKPDVAEEIKDYFRKTLGIHLDVFNGGTHRPNLGFEVIQTTEAKKFSDIHRIIAQYLPADELGGAIVYCATRAQSEEVASFLAGKQIATGYFHAGLTPDAKKNVQQSFIRGGPECYRCHKCVRHGY; via the coding sequence AGCAAAGCAGGGAAGCAGCGGGCTAAACGCTTTTGCGGCAATACGCTCGGACACGGGGGAGTCTATACGCTTTCGCGATGGAGACCTGCGGGCTGAGCTTGAAAGACTTGATGAGTTTGCACAGGGAGCGGCATTTCTTCTCGGGCATAACTTGATCGGTTTCGATCTGCCTCACATAAAAGCGATAAAACCCGATCTTCGTCTCCTTGAACTTTCCCCAATCGACACGCTCTGGCTAAGTCCTCTTGCCTTTCCCAAAAACCCCTATCACAGACTCGTAAAGCACTACAAGGACGCGGGTCTTGAGCGCGCGCAGACAAGCGACCCGGAAATTGACGCGAAGATCACTCTTGAACTTTTCAGAGATGAAATCTCGGCGCTTGGGAAATCTGCCCCCGAACTTCTCTCGGCCTGGCACTGGCTTGCCGGAACGGATGAGAACATGAGGGGTTTCGATGTGTTTTTCTCTTTTCTGAGACGCTCGAAACGTCCCTCGGACGATGATGCACGCGGGGCGATAGGAAGGTTTCTTGAAAACAGGGCCTGCACTGTGCAGGCGGAAGAAGCCATGGGAAATATTCCGCGCCTCGGCTGGTCCTTTGCCTACGCTCTTGCTTGGCTTTCAGTGTCGGGGGGAAACTCAGTCATGCCGCCCTGGGTACGTCATCAGTTTCCCGAGACGGGCAGGCTTGTACGCATGTTAAGGGACATTGCCTGCGGCAACTCCAACTGCGACTGGTGTGCGGAAAGACACGATGCCCGCAAGGAGCTCTCGCGCTGGTTTGGTTTCTCCGATTTCCGCGAGAAGCCTGCCTGCGAAGACGGCGCTTCAATGCAGCGCGCGATAGTTGAGAGGAACATGGCCGGAAAACACGTTTTGGGCATCATGCCCACGGGCACCGGAAAGTCCCTTTGCTACCAGGTTCCCGCCCTTTCCCGCTATTACAAAACTGGAGCTCTCACCGTAGTTATCTCACCCCTTGTAGCCCTCATGGCGGATCAGGTTGAAGGCCTCTCGGAGAAGGGGATAAACTCGTGCGTGACCGTGAACGGACTTCTTTCTGTGCCCGAGCGGGCAGAGGCGCTTGAACAGGTAAGACTCGGCGATGCCAGCATACTGATCATCTCGCCCGAGCAGCTCAGAAGCCTTTCCATAAGACGGGTGCTTGATCAGAGGGAGATTGGATCATGGGTGATAGACGAGGCTCACTGCCTCTCGAAGTGGGGACACGACTTCCGTCCTGATTACCTCTACCTTGGACGTTTTGTACGCGAGAAGGCGGAGAGGGAGAAAGCCCCGGTTCCGCCCCTGCTGTGCCTCACGGCCACGGCCAAGCCCGACGTTGCGGAGGAGATCAAGGATTATTTCAGGAAGACGCTCGGGATTCATCTTGATGTTTTTAACGGTGGCACTCATCGTCCCAACCTCGGGTTCGAGGTAATTCAAACTACTGAAGCGAAAAAATTCTCTGATATACACCGGATAATCGCACAATATCTTCCGGCGGATGAGCTCGGAGGCGCGATTGTTTACTGTGCCACGCGGGCACAGAGTGAGGAGGTGGCAAGCTTTCTCGCCGGAAAGCAGATCGCCACCGGCTACTTTCACGCGGGACTGACTCCCGATGCCAAGAAGAACGTCCAGCAGAGCTTTATAAGGGGGGGACCTGAGTGTTATCGCTGCCACAAATGCGTTCGGCATGGGTATTGA